GAAAAGCTCTTTCTCGGTGAAGAAACCCAAGAGTTTCTTGATTATATTGACCAAATTTACGAAACAACACTATCTCAGCGTGCATTAGCTAGTTTCAAAAAAAATAAAGAACGAGATTTAGCAATTATTGCTTTGATGCTTGCATCGGGTTTGCGTTTATCAGAATGTACCAATGCAGACCTACAAAACCTCAATTTAAACACCTTAGTGATTGAAGTAATCAGAAAAGGTGGGAAAAAAGACGCCGTCAATATTGCCCCATTTGCTAAACCTTATTTGGAACAATACTTAAACATTCGTAAGGCACGCTACAATGCCTTAAAAGATGACAAAGCCCTTTTTCTCAGCACTTATAAAGGCGTCGCCAACCGGATTGATAATCGAACAGTTGAAAATTTAGTTTCCAAATATTCAGCAAGCTTTAAGATAAAAATTACTCCCCACAAGCTTCGCCACACGCTTGCCACAAGACTTTATGCTGAAACAAAATCTCAGGCTTTAGTTGGAACGCAGCTCGGGCATAAAAACACTGCAACAACGGATATCTATACCCATATCATCAATGATGAAAACCAAAAAGCCCTAGACAAACTTTAAAAAGAAAAAACTGTGAGAAATACTCGCAGTTTTTTTAGTTTAGAAAAATTTAAGCTTTAACCTCGGCAATCACCTCAATCTCCACCAAAGCTCCTTTAGGAAGCCCTGCTACGCCAACTGCAGAACGAGCAGGAAACTTCGTTCCAAAAGCTTGAGCATAAACTTCATTAAATTTAGCAAACTCATCAATATGAGCCAAAAAACAAGTGGTTTTAATAACATGGTCAAAATCAGAATTTCCAGCCTTTAGCAAAGCAGCAATATTTTTCATCACTTGCTCTGTTTGAAGCTCAATCGTTTCCCCCACCAA
The DNA window shown above is from Lactococcus sp. S-13 and carries:
- the xerS gene encoding tyrosine recombinase XerS gives rise to the protein MNKTLLLQHIENEKALMPWFVLEYIHSMNVINRSPATLYEYLKEYHRFFDWLIDSNIVDKANFKDIPIEVLEHLKKSEIESYIIYLRERPKMTSKTTQYGVSQKTINRTISALSSLFNYLTRETENEEGEPYFYRNVMDKIKTIKETQTLRQQAANIKEKLFLGEETQEFLDYIDQIYETTLSQRALASFKKNKERDLAIIALMLASGLRLSECTNADLQNLNLNTLVIEVIRKGGKKDAVNIAPFAKPYLEQYLNIRKARYNALKDDKALFLSTYKGVANRIDNRTVENLVSKYSASFKIKITPHKLRHTLATRLYAETKSQALVGTQLGHKNTATTDIYTHIINDENQKALDKL
- a CDS encoding RidA family protein is translated as MEIISTEDAPKAIGPYVQGKIVNGVLYASGQIALDPISGELVGETIELQTEQVMKNIAALLKAGNSDFDHVIKTTCFLAHIDEFAKFNEVYAQAFGTKFPARSAVGVAGLPKGALVEIEVIAEVKA